Proteins co-encoded in one Dyadobacter sp. CECT 9275 genomic window:
- a CDS encoding hybrid sensor histidine kinase/response regulator transcription factor — MIARLLLLLQFISLICAGQENLWQPITISEGLSQGMVYDLLEDREGFMWFATKDGLNRYDGYNFKVFTHDPYSANSISGNICTALFQDSKGRIWIGTEKDGVNLFDPKTQRFYHAGVSDEDQKNAGNYGIIFIKEASDGSIWLISDKPGKVYKVSSLPSFPSQADFTSLVKPVSSAQEGVPDGRFRYDHHAIGYLFSANLYPPEKRQPLASDIFQGFSSYIIIEDRAGRFWGVGQDSIVCWKNKHIKTISFPKGGISAANQFADGTIAICNQEFIWLFKPDELLKLDSLTVRNAYLALPRDMHSVNHVFKDSRGNLWASTKGYGLLKFNPRVKQFKSFLPSKSPAALFQDLKGDVYFHANYNPAYQIYKLDQVNNSFERLPSWISGPTVRHHAICQDRQRNIWMIISSDTKSETWLVRLSEDLKMMKKYLLPFVNEKNFTLKMHEDEKGLLWMGLSNGALLRFNPASETFTTYTYRSLLPVSGSVVENFCMYQDGTTMWIGTQKGLIRAEKFQSKPVFSIYKNSATDRQSLSNDFVSAIINDPLQPAKYLWVGTKGGGLERLDKKTGKFEHFTESQGLPNKVVYGILRGDDNNLWLSTNRGLSSLNPTTLIFTNFNKSDGLQDDEFNTNAYFKGPGGELLFGGIKGINIFRPSAIVGNTKPPFTKLVGLKINNKEIETGDESKLLAQALGYVTELDLSHDQNQITLEFAVMDFTNPVKNRYRYQLEGIDQDWVEAGTSHFANYAQLPEGRYTFQVMGTTNGQVWSKPTALNIRIYPPFYKTWWAYLVYFVALACLWYRWHQSQLKRVRLQEQLLYKDKEASRLAELDTIKTNFFANISHEFRTPLTLLMGPLAQLQKKNPDEKLIPTMQRNLFRLQTLINQLLDLSKLEAGKMEPKIQGADLSRFLTYLCASFESIAQSKQINFVSMVRPSIQLAYFDSDKVEKIVTNLLSNAFKFTPENEQISVDVSYQYRLGDGSVSSFYIIVSDNGIGIDPARLPRIFDRFYQADEGQHRHYEGTGIGLALVKELVHSLRGTIDVQSTPGKGSRFTVHLPCDLASWADHIVTDAPQSTSLPMMQEAHTPPTEQPARENSDELPVLLIVEDNLDLRKFVRSIFEGTYRIEEAQDGEQGLAVAIAQVPDMIISDLMMPRMDGLELCKTLKTDLRTDHIPVILLTAKATLESRLEGLKLGADDYLAKPFDTDELMIRVENLLRQRQLLQQKYSHGAPAAPEQGETMVDPFLQKANNVLDDNLSESAFSMERFAAEMGITTVQLRRKLKALTGQTGIEYLRNYRLEKAAVLLRNQTGSVSEIAYLVGFESLSYFSKVFQEKFGKKPSEWAP; from the coding sequence ATGATAGCCCGACTACTCCTGTTACTACAATTCATCTCACTCATTTGCGCAGGCCAGGAAAATCTCTGGCAGCCGATCACCATATCCGAGGGGTTATCCCAGGGAATGGTGTATGACTTGCTCGAAGACAGGGAAGGTTTTATGTGGTTTGCGACAAAAGACGGACTGAATCGTTATGATGGTTACAATTTTAAGGTTTTCACACACGATCCTTACAGTGCGAACAGCATTTCCGGCAACATCTGTACCGCTCTTTTCCAGGATAGCAAGGGAAGAATCTGGATTGGTACGGAAAAGGACGGTGTCAACCTCTTTGATCCTAAAACCCAGCGATTCTATCATGCAGGTGTCAGCGACGAGGACCAGAAAAATGCGGGTAACTACGGTATCATATTCATCAAGGAAGCTAGCGATGGCAGCATTTGGCTGATATCCGATAAGCCAGGCAAAGTTTACAAAGTATCATCCCTGCCATCATTTCCCAGCCAGGCTGATTTCACGAGCCTGGTAAAGCCGGTATCGTCCGCACAGGAAGGTGTGCCTGACGGACGCTTCAGATACGACCATCATGCCATTGGTTATCTGTTTTCTGCCAATCTTTATCCGCCGGAGAAGCGACAGCCCCTGGCATCCGATATTTTTCAGGGGTTTTCGTCCTATATCATCATAGAAGATCGGGCCGGTCGTTTTTGGGGCGTTGGGCAGGATAGCATTGTTTGCTGGAAAAATAAGCATATCAAAACGATCTCCTTCCCCAAAGGTGGAATAAGTGCCGCCAACCAGTTTGCCGACGGTACCATCGCCATCTGCAACCAGGAATTTATCTGGCTGTTCAAACCGGATGAACTCCTGAAGCTCGATAGCCTCACGGTCCGCAATGCTTACCTCGCACTGCCTCGGGACATGCATTCGGTAAATCATGTTTTCAAGGATAGCCGGGGCAATTTATGGGCCTCTACCAAAGGATATGGTCTGCTGAAATTCAACCCGCGCGTGAAGCAGTTCAAGTCCTTTCTGCCGTCGAAGTCACCGGCTGCACTTTTTCAGGATTTGAAGGGGGATGTATATTTTCATGCCAATTACAATCCTGCCTATCAGATCTACAAACTTGATCAAGTCAACAATTCCTTTGAGCGTTTACCCTCATGGATCAGCGGTCCGACTGTTCGCCACCATGCCATTTGTCAGGATCGCCAGCGAAATATATGGATGATTATTTCCAGCGATACAAAATCAGAGACCTGGCTCGTCAGGTTATCGGAAGACCTGAAAATGATGAAGAAATACCTACTTCCCTTCGTAAATGAAAAGAATTTCACCCTGAAAATGCACGAAGACGAAAAAGGTTTGCTCTGGATGGGGCTCTCCAATGGCGCGCTTTTGAGATTCAACCCTGCATCGGAAACCTTTACTACCTATACCTATCGTTCGCTTCTGCCCGTAAGCGGGTCGGTGGTGGAAAATTTCTGTATGTATCAGGATGGAACAACGATGTGGATCGGTACACAGAAGGGGCTGATCCGCGCGGAAAAGTTTCAGAGCAAGCCTGTTTTTTCCATTTATAAAAATAGCGCCACCGACCGGCAAAGCCTGAGTAACGACTTTGTTTCGGCGATCATCAACGATCCCCTACAGCCTGCCAAATATCTATGGGTGGGTACCAAAGGTGGCGGGCTGGAACGACTTGATAAGAAGACTGGAAAATTTGAACACTTTACAGAAAGCCAGGGGTTACCCAACAAAGTGGTTTATGGTATTTTGCGGGGAGATGATAATAATCTGTGGCTGAGTACCAACCGTGGCCTTTCGTCCTTAAATCCTACAACGCTAATTTTTACGAATTTCAACAAATCCGACGGGCTACAGGATGACGAGTTCAACACCAACGCTTACTTCAAAGGCCCGGGTGGAGAACTCCTCTTCGGAGGGATCAAGGGTATCAACATTTTTCGTCCTTCCGCTATTGTCGGTAACACCAAGCCGCCTTTTACAAAATTAGTTGGCTTAAAAATCAACAACAAGGAAATCGAAACGGGAGACGAAAGCAAATTGCTGGCTCAGGCATTGGGATATGTGACAGAGCTGGATCTTTCGCACGATCAGAATCAGATTACGCTGGAATTTGCCGTGATGGATTTTACCAATCCGGTTAAGAACCGCTATCGTTATCAGCTCGAAGGGATCGATCAGGATTGGGTCGAAGCCGGTACCAGTCACTTCGCCAACTATGCGCAGCTTCCCGAAGGCAGGTATACTTTCCAGGTAATGGGCACTACCAACGGCCAGGTATGGAGCAAACCAACGGCACTAAACATTCGTATTTATCCTCCTTTTTACAAAACCTGGTGGGCCTATCTGGTATACTTCGTCGCGCTGGCTTGTTTATGGTACCGATGGCACCAGAGCCAGCTCAAACGGGTGCGCTTGCAGGAGCAGCTTTTATACAAAGACAAGGAGGCCTCGCGACTCGCCGAACTAGATACAATCAAAACGAACTTTTTCGCCAACATTTCGCACGAGTTCCGGACGCCACTGACGCTGCTGATGGGACCGCTTGCCCAGCTCCAAAAGAAAAATCCCGACGAAAAGCTGATCCCGACGATGCAGCGGAACCTGTTCCGCTTACAGACGCTCATCAATCAGTTGCTTGATTTGTCCAAACTGGAAGCAGGCAAAATGGAGCCCAAAATACAAGGTGCCGATCTTTCACGGTTTCTGACCTACCTCTGTGCCTCCTTCGAATCCATTGCCCAAAGCAAGCAAATTAATTTTGTGAGCATGGTTCGGCCATCCATCCAGTTAGCCTATTTCGATAGCGATAAGGTGGAAAAAATCGTAACCAACCTGTTGTCCAATGCTTTTAAATTTACGCCTGAGAACGAGCAGATCAGCGTAGACGTAAGCTACCAGTACCGGTTGGGCGATGGTTCGGTTTCCTCGTTTTACATCATCGTAAGTGATAACGGGATCGGTATTGACCCGGCACGGTTGCCACGGATATTCGACCGCTTCTACCAGGCTGACGAAGGCCAGCACCGTCACTACGAAGGAACGGGTATCGGTCTTGCGCTTGTCAAGGAGCTCGTTCATTCGCTGCGCGGTACGATTGACGTGCAAAGTACTCCTGGCAAGGGGAGCAGGTTTACGGTACATCTGCCTTGTGATCTTGCGAGCTGGGCCGACCATATCGTTACAGACGCCCCCCAAAGTACTTCCCTTCCGATGATGCAGGAAGCACATACCCCTCCAACAGAACAGCCTGCCCGGGAAAACAGCGACGAACTCCCTGTGCTGCTGATTGTAGAAGACAACCTCGATCTCCGGAAATTTGTACGGAGTATTTTTGAAGGAACCTATCGTATTGAAGAAGCACAGGATGGTGAGCAAGGCCTTGCAGTGGCCATCGCCCAGGTCCCTGATATGATCATCAGTGATTTGATGATGCCGCGCATGGATGGGCTGGAGCTTTGCAAGACCCTGAAAACCGATCTGCGAACGGATCACATCCCGGTTATTCTGCTCACGGCAAAAGCTACCCTCGAAAGCCGGCTGGAAGGCTTGAAACTCGGTGCCGACGACTACCTTGCCAAACCTTTTGACACGGATGAACTAATGATTCGGGTAGAAAATTTGCTGCGGCAGCGCCAGCTCCTGCAACAAAAGTACAGCCATGGCGCTCCTGCCGCTCCTGAGCAGGGTGAGACAATGGTAGACCCCTTTTTACAGAAGGCCAATAATGTCCTGGACGATAATCTTTCAGAAAGCGCATTTTCGATGGAGCGATTCGCCGCCGAAATGGGAATTACGACCGTTCAGCTAAGGCGAAAACTCAAGGCCCTGACCGGCCAGACGGGTATCGAATACCTACGAAATTACAGGCTCGAGAAAGCGGCGGTATTGCTTCGGAACCAGACAGGATCCGTTTCCGAAATCGCTTATCTGGTGGGCTTCGAAAGCCTGTCCTACTTCTCGAAAGTGTTTCAGGAAAAGTTTGGCAAAAAGCCTTCCGAGTGGGCGCCCTGA
- a CDS encoding T9SS type A sorting domain-containing protein, with protein sequence MKKYLYLLLATFTVSTASAIDRTWIGTTSDWATASNWSPSGIPDINDILTIENPTIDPVISDGIVAYAFRVFLKSGATLTIETGASLTVTNAERVTYFNGIEIRESELINNGTITVQMPDAADGGAVGIVFEAGTMTNSGIVNTDGEDGIQFSDASQITNQATGIINTNGTFSGMYQNNGVTNISNSGVINMSATYRTLDLLEGTLSNSGIVKLSTGRGLNLALDATLNNLSCGKIILENTENNNLENTGTIVNEGLIQVSRLVNNSGTITNNGVFKYNELSTTGGGMITNNGIIIDDKTDPIAQVGTSNTFSIEGIYTDEDATTSAGTFTAPDTFSPSDLDPGDVTLYAKIATGDDACTYTVPFVYEMVALPVTLVQFSGKSTGNNQNTLTWLTADEQNFKHFEIQRSSDARSFESIGSVTATSATGSALKAYQFVDSHTAGMNYYRLKMVDLDGSYQFSKIISVLNSVENNVVGSFYPNPSSGKVFVDVYADAAETWQIRVLDTNGKVIGTESRNLQKGMNKLELPPLAEGMNIVQFQNRKSSISRKLIRQ encoded by the coding sequence ATGAAAAAGTACCTTTACTTACTGCTTGCCACTTTTACGGTTTCCACTGCGTCAGCTATTGACCGGACCTGGATAGGAACCACCTCAGATTGGGCAACAGCCTCCAACTGGTCGCCAAGTGGAATTCCGGATATCAACGATATACTGACGATTGAAAATCCCACCATTGACCCTGTCATATCCGACGGTATAGTCGCCTATGCATTTCGCGTTTTTCTGAAGTCGGGCGCTACCTTAACCATTGAAACCGGCGCCTCACTCACCGTAACAAATGCTGAACGAGTGACTTATTTTAACGGAATAGAAATAAGAGAATCCGAATTAATCAACAACGGTACCATCACCGTTCAGATGCCTGACGCCGCTGATGGGGGAGCTGTTGGCATCGTGTTCGAGGCAGGAACCATGACCAATTCGGGAATCGTTAACACAGACGGCGAGGACGGAATTCAGTTTTCAGATGCCAGCCAAATTACCAACCAGGCAACCGGGATTATTAATACTAATGGCACTTTTTCCGGAATGTATCAAAACAACGGCGTAACAAACATTTCCAACAGTGGTGTAATAAATATGTCAGCCACTTACCGCACACTTGATCTCTTGGAAGGCACATTGTCGAACAGTGGAATAGTTAAACTCAGCACGGGGCGCGGCTTAAATTTAGCTTTGGATGCCACGCTCAACAATCTTTCCTGTGGCAAAATAATCCTGGAAAATACGGAGAACAACAACCTGGAAAATACGGGTACGATCGTAAACGAGGGGCTTATCCAAGTCTCCCGGCTGGTGAATAATTCCGGAACTATCACCAACAATGGCGTATTTAAATACAACGAGCTGAGCACAACAGGAGGTGGAATGATTACTAACAATGGTATCATTATTGACGACAAAACGGATCCCATCGCTCAGGTCGGGACGTCCAATACTTTTTCTATAGAGGGTATATATACCGACGAAGACGCCACCACGTCGGCCGGGACATTTACGGCACCCGATACGTTTTCACCCTCCGACCTGGACCCGGGAGATGTTACACTTTACGCGAAGATTGCGACCGGCGACGATGCCTGCACGTACACCGTTCCCTTCGTGTACGAAATGGTAGCACTCCCTGTTACGCTGGTTCAGTTTTCGGGAAAAAGTACAGGGAACAATCAAAACACGCTTACCTGGCTTACAGCAGATGAACAGAACTTTAAGCATTTCGAAATTCAGCGCTCATCGGATGCACGCAGTTTTGAATCCATTGGCTCGGTAACCGCCACCTCTGCAACCGGCAGCGCCCTGAAGGCCTATCAGTTTGTGGACAGCCATACTGCCGGCATGAATTACTATCGTCTGAAAATGGTGGACCTGGATGGCAGCTATCAGTTTTCTAAAATCATTTCTGTACTTAATTCCGTTGAAAACAATGTTGTCGGCAGCTTCTATCCTAACCCATCGAGCGGAAAAGTGTTTGTCGATGTGTATGCCGATGCTGCCGAAACCTGGCAGATCCGGGTGTTGGATACCAATGGAAAAGTGATCGGTACCGAGAGTCGGAATTTACAGAAAGGCATGAATAAATTGGAGCTCCCCCCCCTTGCCGAAGGCATGAACATTGTGCAATTCCAAAACAGAAAATCAAGTATCTCCAGAAAGCTGATCCGTCAGTAG